From the Salinibacter grassmerensis genome, one window contains:
- a CDS encoding isoamylase early set domain-containing protein gives MIKKVNKQSSDRVKVTFVLPENHPYGDEVSVVGDFNDWEPGEHRFVRRSNQTYSTNVLLPEDAHYAFRYYSEKDGWINEEEADDFEPNGFGTTNCVVAT, from the coding sequence ATGATCAAGAAGGTAAACAAGCAGTCAAGCGATCGCGTCAAGGTCACGTTCGTCCTTCCGGAGAACCATCCGTACGGGGATGAAGTCTCGGTCGTGGGGGACTTCAACGACTGGGAACCCGGTGAGCACCGCTTTGTGCGCCGCAGCAACCAAACCTACAGCACAAATGTTCTCCTTCCGGAAGACGCCCACTATGCCTTCCGCTACTACAGCGAGAAGGACGGGTGGATCAACGAGGAGGAGGCCGACGACTTTGAGCCCAACGGCTTCGGGACGACAAACTGCGTGGTGGCGACGTAA
- the gcvT gene encoding glycine cleavage system aminomethyltransferase GcvT, with translation MADSAPSLQVTPLHGVHEERGARMMAFGGFEMPVQYDSIIDEHLAVRNDAGLFDVSHMGEVLVQGEQALALVQHLVTNDAEKLYDGRAMYTVMCTPDGGIIDDGIVYRRAEDEYLMVLNAANKERDLAWMHDHNPVGATLQDISAETALLALQGPKALDIAQPFLDDDLDDLSFYHFWERTDGAFLDCETALISRTGYTGEPGLELYVPADRAQHVWTTLLEAGADRGLKPAGLGARDTLRLEAGLCLHGNDITEEVNPYEARMGWLVKLDKGDFIGREALRDVHERGPERKLVGFVATERGIPRHDNILQSSEGDAIGVVTSGTQSPILDAGIGLGYVPNEPAYTEPGRSLQIASRRRTFDVEVMEPPFHEDA, from the coding sequence ATGGCCGACTCCGCTCCGTCCCTTCAGGTTACCCCCCTCCACGGCGTCCACGAGGAACGTGGCGCGCGCATGATGGCGTTCGGGGGGTTCGAGATGCCTGTGCAGTACGACAGCATTATCGACGAGCACCTGGCCGTCCGTAACGACGCCGGGCTGTTCGACGTGAGTCACATGGGCGAGGTGCTCGTTCAGGGGGAGCAGGCCCTTGCCCTGGTCCAGCATCTCGTGACCAACGACGCCGAAAAACTCTATGACGGGCGGGCGATGTACACGGTCATGTGCACCCCCGACGGCGGCATCATTGACGACGGCATCGTGTACCGCCGCGCCGAGGACGAGTACCTGATGGTTCTCAATGCCGCCAACAAAGAGCGAGACCTGGCGTGGATGCACGACCATAACCCCGTGGGCGCTACACTTCAGGACATCTCCGCCGAGACCGCCCTCCTCGCCCTTCAGGGCCCAAAGGCCCTCGACATCGCCCAGCCGTTCCTCGACGACGACCTCGACGACCTATCGTTCTATCACTTTTGGGAACGGACCGACGGGGCCTTCCTCGACTGTGAGACCGCCCTCATCTCCCGCACCGGTTATACCGGCGAACCCGGCCTCGAACTTTACGTGCCCGCCGACCGGGCCCAGCACGTGTGGACGACCCTGCTGGAGGCGGGTGCGGACCGCGGCCTGAAGCCGGCCGGCCTCGGCGCCCGCGACACACTCCGCCTCGAGGCGGGGCTCTGCCTGCACGGCAACGACATCACGGAAGAGGTGAACCCCTACGAGGCACGGATGGGGTGGCTCGTGAAGCTGGACAAGGGCGACTTCATCGGGCGGGAGGCCCTGCGGGACGTGCACGAACGCGGCCCGGAGCGCAAACTCGTGGGCTTCGTGGCCACGGAGCGGGGCATCCCGCGCCACGACAACATTCTCCAGTCATCGGAGGGCGACGCCATTGGGGTGGTGACCAGCGGTACGCAATCGCCCATCCTCGATGCGGGCATCGGCCTCGGCTACGTTCCCAATGAGCCGGCCTACACCGAGCCGGGCCGGTCGCTACAGATCGCAAGCCGGCGCCGCACGTTCGACGTGGAGGTGATGGAGCCTCCGTTCCACGAGGACGCGTGA
- a CDS encoding class II fumarate hydratase: MSSDYRTESDSLGDVRVPAEALYGAQTQRAKENFPVSDLRFSRRFIEALGHVKRAAARANHDLNRLETEAAEAIVDAAEEVIDGRHDEDFVLDVFQTGSGTSTNMNANEVIANRASVLLGADRGSKAVHPNDDVNMSQSSNDTIPTTLHVAARMGIEHDLLPALEALQGALEEKADAFDDVLKSGRTHLMDATPVRLGQEFGGYAAQIEHAIQRIELASNRLSEVTLGGTATGTGLNCPEDFPETALQHLSAATELSFYKTDNHFAQQAGKELYVDAHGALNTLATALLKIANDLRLLSSGPTSGIGEIKLPVIQPGSSIMPGKVNPVQSEQVMMVATQVTGNHQTITVANTHGNFELNVMMPVMAHAMLQSIDLLANSVDAFRSKCVEGIEADRERCRELLELNPSVATALNTAIGYDKASDVAKTAAKNRESVRTVVKRMGLLDEDELDEYLDIRRMTEPGVPGDES; this comes from the coding sequence ATGAGTTCTGACTACCGAACCGAAAGCGACTCCCTTGGGGACGTGCGCGTCCCTGCCGAGGCCCTTTACGGCGCCCAGACCCAGCGGGCCAAGGAGAACTTTCCGGTCAGCGACCTTCGGTTCTCCCGCCGCTTCATCGAGGCCCTCGGCCACGTCAAGCGGGCCGCCGCCCGGGCCAACCACGACCTCAATCGTCTGGAGACCGAGGCCGCCGAGGCAATCGTCGACGCCGCCGAGGAGGTCATCGATGGCCGCCACGACGAGGACTTTGTGCTCGACGTCTTTCAGACCGGCAGCGGCACTTCCACGAACATGAACGCCAACGAGGTGATTGCCAACCGGGCGTCGGTGCTCCTGGGGGCCGACCGGGGCAGCAAGGCGGTCCACCCCAACGACGACGTCAACATGTCGCAGTCGTCGAACGACACCATCCCGACCACGCTCCACGTTGCCGCCCGGATGGGGATTGAGCACGACCTACTGCCGGCCCTGGAGGCCCTTCAGGGGGCGCTCGAGGAGAAGGCCGATGCCTTCGACGACGTTCTCAAGAGCGGCCGGACGCATCTGATGGACGCTACCCCGGTACGGCTGGGCCAGGAGTTCGGCGGGTACGCGGCCCAGATCGAACATGCAATCCAGCGGATTGAGCTGGCGTCGAACCGCCTCTCAGAGGTAACCCTCGGCGGCACCGCTACCGGCACAGGCCTCAACTGTCCGGAGGACTTTCCCGAAACGGCCCTCCAGCACCTCAGCGCCGCCACCGAGCTCTCGTTCTACAAGACGGACAACCACTTTGCCCAGCAGGCCGGCAAGGAGCTCTACGTGGACGCCCACGGCGCTCTGAACACGCTCGCCACAGCCCTGCTCAAGATCGCAAACGACCTGCGCCTCCTCTCCAGCGGGCCCACGAGCGGCATCGGCGAAATCAAACTTCCGGTCATCCAGCCCGGCTCCTCCATCATGCCCGGGAAGGTCAACCCGGTACAGAGCGAGCAGGTCATGATGGTCGCCACGCAGGTGACAGGCAACCATCAGACCATCACCGTCGCCAACACGCACGGCAACTTTGAGCTCAACGTGATGATGCCGGTGATGGCTCACGCCATGCTGCAGAGCATCGACCTGCTCGCAAACAGCGTGGACGCCTTTCGCAGCAAGTGCGTGGAGGGCATCGAGGCCGATCGGGAGCGCTGCCGGGAGCTTCTGGAGCTGAACCCCTCCGTTGCGACGGCCCTCAACACGGCCATCGGTTACGACAAGGCCAGTGACGTGGCCAAGACCGCCGCCAAGAACCGCGAAAGCGTCCGAACGGTCGTGAAGCGGATGGGGCTGCTCGACGAGGACGAACTCGACGAGTACCTGGACATTCGACGCATGACGGAACCGGGCGTGCCCGGAGACGAGTCGTAA
- a CDS encoding prephenate dehydrogenase yields the protein MIERLTIIGTGLIGGSLGLAWAQRQPEITIVGHDQPEVLEQAEDRGAIDEKAADPISAVTETDLVVLATPLATTVRLLDTIADALPDGCFVTDVASVKAPVLEQAEDVLPDHVTFLGGHPMAGAENSGIDHADPLLFENAVYSLCLPEGSDESALDGALAPVVELIEATGSRPLVLDAPRHDRLVAATSHVPQLLSVALVNLVATTEDDTDRDLALQLAGGGFRDMTRIASSPFDMWRDVLVGNEREIHDALSRLRRGLRTLRNRLIEEDLDALEDTFEEARTARDAMPRDNKGFLHPLSDVYVRAPDEEGVIHELSGHLLDADLNIKDIELQTIREGTGGTFRLAFEKTEDAEEAVAVLSEAGYDARRP from the coding sequence ATGATCGAACGTCTTACCATTATCGGAACGGGTCTCATCGGCGGCTCCCTCGGGCTCGCCTGGGCCCAGCGTCAACCCGAGATCACGATCGTCGGACACGACCAGCCGGAGGTTTTGGAGCAGGCCGAGGACCGCGGGGCCATCGACGAGAAAGCGGCCGATCCCATATCCGCCGTGACGGAGACCGACCTCGTCGTCCTCGCCACGCCCCTCGCCACGACAGTCCGGCTGCTCGACACCATTGCCGACGCACTTCCGGACGGGTGCTTCGTGACCGACGTGGCCTCGGTGAAAGCACCCGTGCTCGAGCAGGCCGAGGACGTGCTCCCCGACCACGTCACATTCTTGGGAGGCCACCCGATGGCCGGCGCCGAGAACAGCGGCATTGATCACGCCGACCCGTTGCTCTTCGAGAACGCAGTCTACAGCCTCTGTCTCCCGGAGGGAAGCGACGAGTCGGCCCTGGACGGAGCGCTGGCCCCCGTTGTTGAGTTAATTGAAGCCACTGGCAGCCGGCCGCTCGTGCTGGATGCCCCCCGCCACGACCGCCTCGTCGCTGCCACCAGCCACGTGCCGCAGCTCCTGTCCGTGGCCCTTGTCAACCTCGTGGCCACCACCGAAGACGACACGGACCGCGATCTCGCCCTGCAACTCGCAGGGGGCGGGTTCCGCGACATGACCCGCATTGCGTCGTCTCCCTTCGACATGTGGCGGGACGTGTTGGTGGGGAATGAGCGTGAGATCCACGACGCCCTGAGCCGGCTGCGCCGGGGCCTGCGCACCCTCCGCAACCGACTCATCGAGGAGGACCTGGATGCCCTCGAAGACACCTTCGAGGAGGCGCGCACGGCCCGTGACGCCATGCCCCGGGACAACAAGGGCTTTCTCCACCCGCTGTCCGACGTTTACGTCCGCGCCCCCGACGAGGAGGGCGTCATCCACGAACTTTCGGGACACCTCCTCGACGCGGACCTCAACATCAAAGACATTGAGCTTCAGACCATTCGGGAGGGGACCGGGGGCACCTTTCGACTGGCGTTCGAGAAGACGGAAGACGCCGAGGAGGCCGTCGCGGTGCTGTCGGAGGCCGGCTACGACGCCCGGCGCCCGTAG
- a CDS encoding J domain-containing protein, with protein sequence MSTYHDILGINPGASQEEIKHAFRQRALECHPDQADEGEKEAAQREFLRVREAFETLSDSEDKRWSRGARNEDASDDDGGGGRGRRRSYAERWRNAEKVRVSKDIVDRVQGLSGEYRLIRQKNKITIPVCAVLTASVFLYDPLTMHGTGLFLLDFLLVGLVGSACGFALGSVWAYTEIFLAGR encoded by the coding sequence ATGAGCACGTACCACGACATTTTAGGGATCAATCCGGGAGCGTCCCAGGAGGAAATTAAGCACGCGTTCCGCCAGCGCGCGCTGGAGTGCCACCCCGACCAGGCCGACGAAGGGGAAAAGGAGGCGGCCCAGCGCGAGTTTTTGCGGGTTCGGGAGGCCTTCGAGACCCTGAGCGATTCGGAGGACAAGCGTTGGTCGCGGGGCGCCCGCAACGAAGACGCGTCGGACGACGACGGGGGAGGCGGGCGGGGTCGGCGACGGTCATACGCCGAGCGTTGGCGTAATGCGGAGAAGGTGCGGGTGAGTAAAGATATCGTCGATCGGGTTCAGGGGCTCTCCGGCGAGTATCGCCTCATTCGCCAGAAGAACAAAATTACCATTCCGGTCTGCGCGGTCCTCACCGCGTCGGTGTTCTTGTACGACCCGCTCACGATGCACGGGACTGGGCTCTTTCTGCTCGATTTTCTCCTCGTTGGGCTTGTGGGGAGTGCCTGCGGGTTCGCCCTGGGCAGCGTGTGGGCGTACACGGAGATCTTCTTGGCCGGTCGATGA
- a CDS encoding trypsin-like peptidase domain-containing protein — protein sequence MSTQGKVSLAVVVGGAFLAGILFATAGANLFGVGDAVGTSSQAADLDGSTQIEQSTPSTLDGFETAFSEVAQSVNPAVVQIRAAKVVDRRMQNPFEGTPFERFFGQRGPSGPEVRQGLGSGVVVRSDGHIVTNNHVIEGAERLSVQTLGGEQYEAEVVGTDQYKDLAVLKVDASDMTAISFGNSEQVSVGQWVMAFGSPLDPQLNNSVTAGIISALGRLQSSPQRGRGSNQGGGVQNFIQTDAAINPGNSGGPLVNLQGELVGINTAIVSRSGGNQGIGFAIPSSTVERIATQIIEEGDVRRAYLGIRYREAPETLVDNENLPKGSAVVSQVEEGAPADEASIQSGDIITGINGTPLENYLQLGNQIASMRPGEEAELQINRDGDARTFTVTLGARGESMTASSEDSGESDGPSSAEALQEELGLQLEDVTPGMARRLGLDEAQGVVITGVDQSNRMIRESGLQPRQIIFKMAGEQISDMDTFMEVYQSVEPGDAFRMAVRNPDGFVFVTSLRRPADTE from the coding sequence ATGAGCACGCAAGGCAAAGTCTCTCTCGCCGTCGTTGTTGGTGGCGCTTTTCTGGCCGGCATCCTGTTCGCCACCGCGGGGGCCAACCTGTTCGGGGTGGGCGACGCCGTCGGCACCTCTAGCCAGGCCGCAGACCTCGATGGGTCAACACAGATCGAGCAATCCACCCCCAGCACGCTGGACGGGTTCGAGACGGCGTTCTCGGAGGTCGCCCAGTCCGTCAACCCGGCCGTCGTCCAGATCCGTGCGGCCAAGGTGGTCGACCGCCGGATGCAAAACCCGTTCGAGGGCACGCCGTTCGAGCGGTTCTTTGGCCAGCGCGGGCCGTCGGGGCCCGAAGTCCGACAGGGACTGGGCTCCGGGGTCGTCGTGCGCTCCGACGGGCACATTGTCACCAATAACCACGTGATTGAGGGCGCCGAGCGGTTGAGCGTCCAGACGCTCGGCGGGGAGCAGTACGAGGCCGAGGTCGTGGGGACCGACCAGTACAAGGACCTGGCCGTGTTGAAGGTCGACGCGTCCGACATGACAGCCATCAGCTTCGGCAACTCGGAACAGGTCAGCGTGGGGCAGTGGGTAATGGCGTTTGGCTCGCCACTCGACCCCCAGCTCAACAACAGCGTCACGGCCGGCATCATCAGTGCCCTCGGGCGCCTTCAGTCCAGCCCACAGCGGGGTCGGGGCTCCAATCAGGGCGGTGGGGTTCAGAACTTCATCCAGACCGACGCAGCCATTAACCCCGGCAACTCCGGCGGTCCCCTCGTGAACCTGCAAGGGGAGCTCGTGGGCATCAACACGGCCATCGTGTCCCGGTCCGGCGGCAATCAGGGCATCGGGTTCGCCATTCCATCCAGTACCGTTGAGCGCATCGCCACCCAGATTATTGAGGAAGGCGACGTGCGGCGGGCCTACCTCGGCATCCGCTACAGGGAGGCGCCCGAGACCCTGGTCGACAACGAGAATCTTCCGAAGGGATCGGCGGTCGTTTCGCAGGTCGAAGAGGGGGCCCCCGCAGATGAGGCCAGCATTCAGTCTGGTGACATCATCACGGGAATCAACGGGACGCCACTAGAAAACTACCTCCAGCTGGGCAACCAGATCGCCAGCATGCGGCCCGGGGAGGAAGCCGAACTCCAGATCAATCGTGACGGGGACGCCCGCACCTTTACGGTCACGCTGGGTGCCCGCGGCGAGAGCATGACGGCGTCGTCTGAGGACAGTGGAGAGAGCGATGGCCCCTCGTCCGCCGAGGCACTTCAGGAGGAGCTGGGCCTCCAACTGGAGGACGTCACGCCCGGAATGGCACGGCGCCTCGGGCTTGATGAGGCCCAAGGGGTCGTCATCACGGGCGTGGACCAGTCCAACCGGATGATTCGGGAATCGGGCCTCCAGCCCCGGCAGATCATCTTCAAGATGGCCGGGGAGCAGATCTCGGACATGGACACCTTCATGGAGGTGTATCAGAGCGTCGAGCCCGGCGATGCGTTCCGAATGGCAGTTCGGAATCCCGACGGGTTTGTCTTCGTCACGAGCCTCCGTCGCCCTGCCGACACCGAATAG
- the mutS gene encoding DNA mismatch repair protein MutS: MAQSSTQQRGRTPLMRQYYKIKERHPKAILLFRMGDFYESFDDDAKTVSRLLGITLTERNNGDADDVPMAGFPHHALDSHLPKLIRSGLRVAICEQVEDADDSSGKVVDRDVVEVVTPGVSFHDQLLNPKQSNFLAALHFGTGRDKDRIGFSFIDATTGEFSVTEAGLDQLQDLIQTVAPSEVIVDKRKKERLQQHLREVPFTVTKQEDWVFKYDFAYQTLLEHFETHSLKGFGVDDMDLGVVASGAALYYLGETQKGTLPHVRKIKRYSKDEHIALDPETKRNLELVQSIQDDGHEGTLVSILDETETPMGGRRLRAWLVRPLRDVGRIRHRLDAVEAFVDDRDLRDALREELNQMGDLERLAGKVATSRAAPGDLIAIKRTLRRLPNVLGLLGDADSDALGAIEADLSPCPEMVDQIQSALVDDPPAKISEGGLIRDGYSEELDELRTIAQEGKDWVANLEKDESERTDIPSLKVGFNKVFGYYIEVTNTHADKVPEDYIRKQTLVDSERYVTPELKEMEEKILTAEEKIETLEQELFNELRDQIAQQTGILQENAELLAHLDCFAGLAEVAEQHGYTRPSVDDGLAIDIEEGRHPVVEQTLPPGDPFIPNDMYLDPDDEQVLIITGPNMAGKSVALRQVGLIVLLAQVGSFVPADAAEIGVVDRIFTRVGASDNLAAGESTFLVEMNEAANILNNATARSLILFDEVGRGTSTFDGLSIAWAIVEYLHERPEVAARTLFATHYHELNAMADRLERVHNYRIQVSEHEGEIVFLRKLIPGGADHSYGIEVAKMAGLPDAVIARAREVLQNLESQHLEVGADEADGSTSEDPPSGDGVRAKKGEAEAVSDLEDSQANQMHLFGQPDPAAEEIKEMLGEVDPNRMTPVEALMKLAEMKEKLVD, encoded by the coding sequence ATGGCTCAGTCCAGCACCCAGCAGCGTGGGCGCACGCCCCTCATGCGGCAGTACTACAAGATCAAGGAGCGCCACCCGAAGGCGATCCTGCTGTTCCGCATGGGCGACTTCTACGAGTCGTTCGACGACGACGCGAAGACGGTGAGTCGGCTTCTCGGGATCACCCTCACCGAGCGCAACAACGGCGACGCGGACGACGTCCCGATGGCGGGCTTCCCGCACCACGCCCTCGACAGCCACCTGCCCAAGCTCATCCGGTCCGGTCTTCGCGTGGCCATCTGCGAACAGGTGGAGGACGCCGATGACTCGAGCGGAAAGGTCGTGGACCGGGACGTGGTGGAGGTGGTGACGCCGGGCGTCTCGTTCCACGACCAGCTGCTCAACCCGAAGCAGTCCAATTTCCTGGCTGCCCTCCACTTCGGCACCGGTCGGGACAAGGACCGCATCGGGTTTTCCTTCATCGACGCCACCACGGGTGAGTTCAGCGTCACCGAGGCCGGCCTCGACCAGCTGCAGGACCTCATCCAGACGGTGGCCCCGTCGGAGGTGATCGTGGACAAGCGCAAGAAGGAGCGCCTGCAGCAACACCTCCGAGAAGTGCCGTTCACCGTCACCAAGCAGGAGGACTGGGTCTTCAAGTACGATTTCGCGTACCAGACGCTCCTGGAGCACTTCGAGACCCACTCGCTGAAGGGGTTCGGGGTGGACGACATGGACCTGGGCGTGGTGGCGTCGGGCGCGGCGCTCTACTATCTGGGCGAGACGCAGAAGGGCACGTTGCCGCACGTCCGCAAGATCAAGCGCTACTCGAAGGACGAGCACATCGCGCTCGACCCGGAGACGAAGCGCAACCTGGAGCTCGTCCAGTCCATCCAAGACGACGGGCACGAGGGGACCCTCGTGAGCATCCTCGACGAGACGGAAACCCCGATGGGCGGGCGCCGCCTCCGCGCCTGGTTGGTGCGGCCCCTCCGCGACGTGGGCCGCATCCGGCACCGCCTCGACGCCGTAGAGGCCTTCGTTGACGACCGGGACCTGCGGGATGCCCTCCGCGAGGAGCTGAACCAGATGGGCGACCTAGAGCGGCTGGCGGGGAAGGTGGCCACGAGCCGCGCCGCGCCCGGCGACCTCATTGCGATCAAGCGCACGCTCCGCCGCCTCCCGAATGTGCTCGGGCTGCTCGGCGACGCCGACTCGGACGCCCTCGGCGCCATCGAGGCGGACCTGAGCCCCTGCCCCGAGATGGTCGATCAGATCCAGAGTGCCCTCGTGGACGACCCCCCTGCGAAAATCAGTGAGGGGGGGCTCATCCGCGACGGCTACTCTGAAGAGCTCGATGAGCTGCGCACCATCGCGCAGGAGGGCAAGGACTGGGTGGCCAACCTCGAAAAAGACGAGAGCGAGCGGACCGACATCCCGTCCCTCAAGGTCGGGTTCAACAAGGTCTTCGGATACTACATCGAGGTCACCAACACCCACGCCGACAAGGTGCCCGAGGACTACATTCGCAAGCAGACGCTCGTGGACTCCGAGCGGTACGTGACGCCGGAGCTGAAAGAGATGGAGGAGAAGATCCTGACGGCGGAGGAAAAAATCGAGACATTGGAGCAGGAGCTGTTCAACGAGCTCCGAGACCAAATCGCCCAGCAGACGGGCATCTTGCAGGAGAATGCCGAGCTGCTGGCGCACCTTGACTGCTTTGCGGGCCTGGCCGAGGTGGCCGAGCAGCACGGGTACACGCGGCCGTCGGTGGACGACGGGCTGGCGATCGACATCGAGGAGGGGCGCCATCCGGTGGTGGAGCAGACGCTCCCGCCGGGCGACCCGTTCATCCCGAACGACATGTACCTCGACCCCGACGACGAGCAGGTTCTCATCATCACCGGGCCCAACATGGCCGGGAAGAGTGTCGCCCTGCGGCAGGTCGGGCTCATCGTGCTGCTCGCGCAGGTGGGCTCGTTCGTCCCCGCTGATGCGGCGGAGATTGGGGTGGTGGACCGCATCTTTACCCGCGTCGGGGCGTCGGACAACCTCGCGGCGGGGGAGAGCACGTTCCTCGTCGAGATGAACGAGGCGGCCAATATCCTCAACAACGCCACGGCCCGGTCTCTCATCCTGTTCGACGAGGTCGGGCGCGGCACGTCTACGTTCGACGGTCTGTCGATTGCGTGGGCGATCGTAGAATACCTGCACGAGCGGCCCGAGGTGGCGGCGCGAACCCTCTTCGCCACGCACTACCACGAACTCAACGCCATGGCCGACCGCCTGGAGCGGGTGCACAACTACCGCATTCAGGTGAGCGAGCACGAGGGCGAGATCGTCTTCCTCCGCAAGCTTATTCCGGGGGGCGCGGATCACTCCTATGGCATCGAGGTGGCGAAGATGGCCGGCCTGCCAGATGCGGTGATTGCCCGGGCTCGGGAGGTCCTTCAGAACCTGGAGAGCCAGCATCTGGAGGTGGGGGCCGACGAGGCGGACGGGTCGACTTCGGAGGACCCGCCGTCGGGGGACGGTGTGCGCGCCAAGAAGGGCGAGGCCGAGGCGGTGTCGGACCTGGAGGACAGTCAGGCCAATCAGATGCACCTCTTCGGGCAGCCGGACCCGGCCGCGGAAGAGATCAAGGAGATGCTCGGCGAGGTTGACCCGAACCGGATGACCCCAGTGGAAGCGCTCATGAAGCTGGCGGAGATGAAGGAGAAGCTGGTGGACTGA
- a CDS encoding NAD(+)/NADH kinase, which translates to MVYGITGNPTKDALWAPLAKLVTRLTDDDLPFRIHEPIATGLVEHGLVDEDVCHDHAVDDVAEAGDIVLSFGGDGTLLRTAHRTGPNGTPLLGVNIGRLGFLADIEIGQIHDAIDALEAGDYRTEERLVLQADLESGSGLDTEWALNEFVLDRSGAAGLIEIEVAVDGTPLNTYWADGLIISTPTGSTAYSLSTGGPIITPGVDAVILTPIAPHTLTVRPIVLPADATITCQVRENDQPYVFAADGQSTMFDEHNLEFSVERADHTVNLVKLPGQHFFHTLRSKLMWGARRSEEPIENGQSISASRDQPPLKGG; encoded by the coding sequence ATGGTCTACGGCATCACTGGCAACCCAACCAAGGACGCGCTCTGGGCCCCGTTGGCGAAGCTCGTCACCCGCCTGACGGACGACGACCTTCCGTTTCGGATCCACGAGCCCATCGCTACCGGCCTCGTAGAGCATGGCCTTGTCGACGAGGACGTGTGTCACGACCACGCCGTGGACGACGTGGCGGAGGCTGGCGACATCGTGCTGTCGTTCGGCGGAGACGGGACCCTCCTGCGCACCGCCCACCGCACGGGGCCCAACGGCACACCGCTTCTCGGCGTCAACATCGGGCGCCTCGGCTTTCTTGCCGACATCGAGATCGGGCAAATTCACGACGCGATCGATGCCCTGGAGGCCGGAGACTACCGGACCGAGGAACGACTCGTCCTTCAGGCCGACCTGGAATCCGGCTCGGGGCTCGACACGGAGTGGGCGCTCAATGAGTTCGTGCTGGACCGGAGCGGGGCCGCCGGGCTCATCGAAATTGAGGTGGCCGTCGACGGCACCCCGCTGAACACCTACTGGGCCGACGGCCTCATCATCAGCACCCCCACCGGCTCCACCGCGTACTCGCTCTCGACCGGCGGCCCCATCATCACTCCGGGGGTGGATGCCGTCATCCTGACCCCCATCGCCCCTCACACCCTTACGGTCCGCCCGATTGTTCTCCCGGCCGACGCCACGATTACCTGTCAGGTCCGCGAAAACGACCAGCCGTACGTCTTCGCCGCGGACGGGCAGAGCACCATGTTCGACGAGCACAATCTGGAGTTCAGTGTGGAGCGGGCCGACCACACCGTCAACCTCGTCAAACTTCCCGGCCAACACTTTTTCCACACGTTGCGGTCGAAACTGATGTGGGGCGCGCGCCGTTCAGAGGAGCCAATTGAGAACGGGCAGTCCATCTCTGCCTCGCGCGACCAGCCCCCGTTGAAGGGGGGATGA
- a CDS encoding universal stress protein has protein sequence MYDVLLIPVDLSSTNESVLDTARELATPDHTRVLLHHAIETLQDEEPGEMDDFYADLQQEAEKKLGAWTDNLAEDGFDVDSMITYGERGPEITRVAGEHDADLLVMRSHRVDRDDPDSPVGTVSHQVAVFAPCSVYLVRS, from the coding sequence ATGTACGACGTTCTCTTGATTCCGGTCGACCTCTCCAGCACCAACGAATCCGTCCTCGACACGGCCCGGGAGCTCGCCACCCCGGACCACACCCGCGTGCTGCTCCACCACGCCATCGAAACGCTTCAGGACGAAGAGCCCGGCGAGATGGACGACTTCTACGCGGACCTTCAGCAGGAGGCCGAGAAAAAACTAGGGGCGTGGACGGACAACCTGGCCGAGGATGGATTCGACGTCGACTCCATGATCACCTACGGGGAGCGCGGCCCCGAAATCACGCGGGTCGCCGGGGAGCACGACGCGGATCTCCTCGTGATGCGCTCCCACCGGGTCGACCGGGATGACCCGGACAGCCCGGTTGGAACGGTCAGTCACCAGGTTGCCGTCTTTGCTCCGTGCTCCGTTTACCTGGTACGTTCTTGA